The following proteins are co-located in the Microcystis wesenbergii NRERC-220 genome:
- a CDS encoding type II toxin-antitoxin system VapC family toxin, whose product MTDGIVDEIFAHFSKQGDIMRVKAVELYHSILDDPSIQLISYHQELRKLGIELYASRLDKGYSLTDCISMMVMKQMGIYEILTHDKHFTQEGLTILF is encoded by the coding sequence ATGACAGACGGTATTGTTGATGAAATTTTTGCTCATTTCTCCAAACAAGGCGACATTATGCGCGTTAAGGCCGTAGAACTTTATCACAGTATTCTTGATGATCCCAGCATTCAACTAATTTCTTACCATCAAGAACTAAGAAAGCTAGGAATAGAACTTTATGCCAGTCGTCTAGATAAAGGCTATAGCCTTACCGACTGCATTTCAATGATGGTGATGAAACAAATGGGAATTTATGAAATACTCACCCATGATAAACATTTTACCCAAGAAGGTCTAACTATTCTTTTTTGA
- a CDS encoding ISKra4-like element ISMae18 family transposase (programmed frameshift), giving the protein MNTDQKEQLDQHLKAIAQILVDNTPEEQLRSFEGIETALRDHWLTTLGPAIGKFFFESATGTQAGRTKSVSSIIGKVKISEKQADKLGLSKNNRLSPMLEKCCLGAVAKVSFEDAEKDLKMATGMAVSGSSQQRLVQRYKFEEAEAKSPVEALSVEVGKVRIRTPKGQPSQGRDYKAVSLHGQECAGFFQQNEELLEWVNRQPLTEVVTCLGDGHDGVWNLMEKIGVKRREILDWYHLVENMNKIGGSNKRLNRIKENLWKGEVKRVLEELEGCKKKQAINFTKYVDKHRERIPNYELYQSQGICIGSGSVESKIKQIGARMKIVGAQWKAENVPQYLKLRCAYLNGDIA; this is encoded by the exons ATGAATACAGACCAAAAAGAACAACTAGATCAACATTTAAAAGCCATTGCTCAAATTCTAGTCGATAATACCCCAGAAGAACAACTACGTAGCTTTGAGGGCATTGAAACCGCCCTGCGAGACCATTGGCTGACTACATTGGGTCCTGCCATAGGCA AATTTTTTTTTGAATCAGCAACAGGAACCCAAGCAGGGCGAACCAAAAGCGTAAGCAGTATCATAGGGAAAGTCAAGATAAGCGAGAAACAAGCCGATAAACTAGGATTAAGCAAGAATAATCGATTAAGTCCCATGCTGGAGAAATGTTGCTTAGGAGCAGTGGCTAAAGTCTCTTTTGAAGATGCGGAAAAAGATCTCAAAATGGCGACAGGAATGGCAGTTTCAGGCAGTAGTCAACAGAGGCTTGTACAAAGATATAAATTTGAGGAAGCAGAAGCAAAGAGTCCGGTAGAAGCATTGAGTGTAGAGGTCGGAAAAGTCAGAATCAGAACGCCCAAAGGACAACCGAGTCAAGGTCGAGATTACAAAGCAGTAAGTCTGCATGGTCAAGAATGTGCGGGATTTTTTCAGCAAAATGAAGAATTACTGGAATGGGTGAACCGTCAGCCCTTAACAGAGGTAGTCACCTGTTTAGGAGATGGTCATGATGGGGTGTGGAATCTGATGGAGAAAATCGGTGTTAAAAGGAGAGAAATATTGGATTGGTATCATTTAGTAGAGAATATGAATAAAATAGGCGGGTCAAACAAGCGTCTGAATAGAATCAAAGAGAATTTATGGAAAGGAGAGGTGAAAAGAGTTTTAGAGGAATTAGAGGGATGCAAAAAGAAACAGGCTATAAATTTCACCAAATATGTCGATAAACATCGAGAAAGAATACCCAATTACGAACTCTATCAATCCCAAGGGATTTGCATCGGTTCTGGAAGTGTAGAGTCAAAGATTAAGCAAATAGGTGCAAGAATGAAAATTGTGGGAGCACAATGGAAAGCAGAGAATGTTCCTCAGTATTTGAAGCTACGTTGTGCTTATCTCAACGGCGATATTGCCTGA
- a CDS encoding ribbon-helix-helix domain-containing protein has product MKKSQALTTLKLTLKPEHQKLIEAKLDTGRYANPDEIIAEALQLLSKRNRYQQWAIEFDPPKSPLKKGTFLKRRRN; this is encoded by the coding sequence ATGAAAAAAAGCCAAGCCTTAACGACCCTGAAATTAACCTTAAAACCCGAACACCAAAAGCTGATCGAAGCCAAACTAGATACAGGGCGTTATGCCAATCCAGATGAAATCATTGCCGAAGCCTTGCAATTACTCAGTAAACGCAATCGCTATCAACAATGGGCAATCGAGTTTGATCCCCCTAAATCCCCCTTAAAAAAGGGGACTTTCTTGAAGAGGCGAAGGAATTGA
- a CDS encoding TULIP family P47-like protein — MQNYKWDVVFACSGEYINQQLAKNTDKYVESFSYEDDAIKMEGVFGAWELSPGGSPNLLQFKTPITQGVVTVKSINKTCSLDGAIPLLQLQLSFIDGASTNEKNLTFNCSVVGQSPNDTTSGAVSVINSDTTGVLAHQDPDGLAAALLIPGLAKCLIANKDKLSFVFASVLLVPPQNSGWLTLKQMVYAYQQHMNNTLGALTILGMLTDADISSQSHVFDTNLLRANDDFGFILSGTQFLTNLILPKLPDGYKGSNSSQFKIDGNNIVNNGNVNLNEVKVGAIWYPPYINDLNIHIDSDAIRTQAAGNCDITGLTDAYVSFSVTSRNVAQFDASVPSISFLNDPQKDVTTSKHIPWWEEVLGVLTLGILNAVVEIVGDYIEDGVSSAVSGTGISAQSMGAVLVTWPGQNAIKFDDGGLLDNFYMRGQSN, encoded by the coding sequence ATGCAAAATTACAAATGGGATGTCGTTTTTGCTTGCAGCGGCGAGTACATTAACCAGCAATTGGCCAAAAATACCGACAAGTATGTTGAGTCATTTTCTTATGAAGATGATGCAATCAAAATGGAGGGTGTTTTTGGGGCGTGGGAACTGAGCCCTGGCGGTTCTCCAAACTTGTTGCAATTCAAAACCCCTATTACCCAGGGAGTTGTAACAGTCAAATCCATTAATAAAACCTGTTCATTAGATGGAGCTATTCCTCTACTACAATTACAATTAAGTTTCATTGATGGTGCATCTACAAATGAAAAGAATTTAACCTTTAATTGTTCTGTTGTTGGTCAATCTCCTAACGATACAACTTCAGGAGCAGTATCAGTCATCAATTCTGACACCACAGGAGTGCTGGCTCATCAAGATCCAGATGGTTTAGCCGCCGCTCTACTAATACCAGGGTTAGCCAAGTGCTTGATTGCTAACAAGGATAAGTTGTCATTTGTCTTTGCATCTGTGTTACTTGTTCCTCCCCAAAATTCAGGTTGGTTAACACTAAAACAGATGGTTTATGCTTATCAGCAGCACATGAACAATACCTTGGGAGCGTTGACTATATTAGGTATGCTGACAGATGCAGACATCTCTTCCCAATCTCATGTATTTGACACAAATCTTTTGAGGGCAAATGATGATTTTGGGTTTATACTTTCTGGCACTCAATTTCTGACCAATCTTATTCTTCCTAAATTACCTGATGGGTATAAAGGAAGTAACTCTTCCCAGTTCAAAATAGACGGGAATAACATAGTTAATAACGGCAATGTCAACCTTAATGAAGTCAAAGTCGGAGCTATTTGGTATCCTCCTTACATTAATGATCTGAATATCCACATAGATAGCGATGCGATCAGAACGCAAGCTGCTGGAAATTGCGACATAACAGGTTTGACGGATGCCTATGTATCCTTTTCGGTCACTTCTAGAAATGTGGCTCAATTTGATGCTTCAGTTCCTTCAATTAGCTTCTTAAACGATCCCCAAAAAGATGTTACTACCAGTAAACATATTCCTTGGTGGGAAGAGGTTCTTGGTGTATTAACTTTGGGCATTCTAAATGCAGTTGTGGAGATTGTAGGAGATTACATTGAAGATGGTGTCTCATCAGCAGTATCTGGCACAGGAATCTCTGCTCAGAGTATGGGAGCGGTATTGGTGACATGGCCAGGACAAAATGCTATCAAATTTGACGATGGAGGTCTGCTCGATAACTTTTATATGCGTGGACAATCTAACTAA
- a CDS encoding TULIP family P47-like protein: MSQNVNTFGWNTVYAASVPVVNNAIVTQKSFPTSFDYPDNVGVHIKGNWKSWQLISGGSGSNVQMKCIVDSGTISGLGQPDGDLKDASLIIQVKLQKIADASLNFTDTTAKPDTGTANAIKVNTQAIGDDPVVSVLQSSQYPNVSVELFKDLLGSVFGHYFNANISSFSHVFSVMMLNQQAAKDDFAWLKPTDLSYAVGSTEDDDLSKAVFATLCLTDGATISGGMQQAVDISALQGLPPDANSSFVISPEKVTQHMLFKGAVATIQGSKDSDFTIGSDQVSIRNVNKITWGNFQTDNGVISPTINVGNFTMTLQDDHILLEIVNAEYEPSAGITVHLTLTQKFGFKTVKRDSDGKYVFIPDTSSFGSPHIVTAVSISEGLKILEITLAVVGAVAGLAAGASGIGALIAKGATVAAEGAAASAEISAEVVEEAIESASEESIEAAENEAALSVDEGISGVEGAAQVQKGSFLLTGQFRAYCGLAAAIAGVSSAGIAVAKFVTEEDYDKVPAFNDFAANCLGTTKWPATNNAELVSVDLRNSLVMGIKLS; encoded by the coding sequence ATGTCTCAAAATGTAAATACTTTTGGATGGAATACTGTTTATGCGGCTAGTGTTCCTGTTGTTAATAATGCAATTGTAACTCAAAAATCATTCCCTACATCTTTTGATTATCCAGATAATGTAGGTGTACATATCAAGGGTAACTGGAAATCTTGGCAGCTTATTTCTGGAGGCAGCGGTAGCAATGTCCAAATGAAATGTATTGTTGACAGTGGCACAATATCAGGATTGGGTCAACCAGATGGGGATCTCAAGGATGCAAGCCTTATTATCCAAGTAAAATTACAAAAAATAGCAGATGCAAGTCTCAATTTTACAGACACAACAGCAAAACCTGATACTGGTACTGCTAATGCAATTAAAGTTAATACCCAGGCAATAGGTGATGATCCTGTCGTTTCTGTATTGCAATCTTCTCAATACCCTAATGTGAGCGTTGAGCTATTTAAAGACTTACTTGGAAGCGTTTTTGGACATTATTTCAACGCAAATATTAGTAGTTTTTCCCATGTTTTTAGTGTGATGATGCTGAATCAACAAGCAGCAAAAGACGATTTTGCTTGGTTGAAACCAACAGATCTTAGCTATGCGGTCGGTAGTACCGAGGATGATGACCTTTCTAAGGCTGTTTTTGCAACTCTTTGTTTGACAGACGGAGCAACGATTTCTGGTGGAATGCAGCAAGCTGTTGATATTAGTGCGCTGCAAGGTTTACCCCCTGATGCCAATTCATCTTTTGTTATCAGCCCTGAAAAAGTAACTCAGCATATGCTTTTTAAAGGTGCTGTAGCAACAATTCAAGGTTCTAAAGATTCTGACTTTACAATAGGAAGCGACCAAGTTAGTATCAGGAATGTGAACAAAATAACTTGGGGTAATTTCCAAACCGATAATGGAGTAATTTCTCCTACAATCAATGTAGGTAACTTTACAATGACTCTTCAGGACGACCATATTCTTTTAGAAATTGTCAATGCAGAGTACGAACCTTCGGCTGGCATTACTGTCCATTTAACTCTTACACAAAAATTTGGTTTTAAGACTGTAAAACGAGACAGTGATGGCAAGTATGTTTTTATTCCTGATACAAGTAGTTTCGGCTCACCCCACATTGTCACCGCAGTTAGTATTTCTGAAGGTTTGAAAATTCTAGAAATAACACTTGCTGTAGTCGGTGCAGTTGCTGGATTAGCAGCAGGAGCTAGTGGCATTGGTGCGTTAATAGCTAAGGGCGCAACTGTTGCAGCAGAAGGAGCGGCAGCCTCTGCGGAGATATCGGCTGAGGTTGTGGAAGAAGCAATAGAGAGTGCCAGCGAAGAATCAATTGAGGCGGCAGAAAATGAGGCTGCGCTATCAGTTGATGAAGGTATTTCTGGTGTGGAGGGAGCAGCACAAGTTCAGAAAGGTAGTTTCCTTCTAACTGGCCAGTTTCGAGCATATTGCGGTCTTGCAGCAGCAATTGCAGGGGTTTCATCAGCAGGAATCGCAGTGGCCAAGTTTGTGACAGAGGAGGATTACGACAAGGTTCCTGCTTTTAATGATTTTGCTGCGAACTGTCTTGGCACTACAAAATGGCCAGCAACAAACAATGCAGAGTTAGTATCGGTGGATTTGAGAAATTCTCTAGTTATGGGAATCAAGTTGTCATAG
- a CDS encoding type II toxin-antitoxin system PemK/MazF family toxin: protein MGNPKPVRSEVWLIDFGIAAKVRPALVVSEPYGDEDRALIGVIPHTTSIRGSQYEIQIDLPFLKRKGAFLLQGFVTVPPPYFVKKLGMLSESQMKLIENGLKDWLRL, encoded by the coding sequence ATGGGGAATCCGAAGCCAGTTCGTAGCGAAGTTTGGTTGATTGATTTTGGGATAGCAGCAAAAGTACGCCCCGCTCTTGTTGTGAGTGAACCTTATGGAGATGAGGATCGAGCTTTGATTGGTGTGATTCCTCATACAACTAGTATCAGAGGCTCCCAATATGAGATTCAGATCGACCTTCCCTTTCTGAAAAGAAAAGGTGCCTTCCTACTTCAGGGTTTTGTAACCGTTCCTCCACCCTATTTTGTGAAAAAGCTTGGAATGCTATCGGAATCACAGATGAAATTAATTGAAAACGGGCTGAAAGATTGGCTCCGCCTTTAA
- a CDS encoding DUF2283 domain-containing protein, translating into MEKNLTFRYDPTGDILYVDVCSPYADQESEEIGDEIVARLNPTSGEIENLEILFFSKRWNQSLPLQLPIDAAFRLVG; encoded by the coding sequence ATGGAAAAAAATCTAACTTTTCGCTATGATCCGACGGGAGATATTCTTTATGTAGATGTCTGTTCTCCCTATGCAGATCAAGAGTCGGAGGAGATTGGGGATGAAATTGTCGCTCGTCTAAATCCGACTTCTGGGGAGATTGAGAATTTGGAGATTTTATTTTTCTCGAAACGCTGGAATCAATCCTTACCGTTACAATTGCCGATTGATGCTGCTTTTCGATTAGTGGGATAA
- a CDS encoding type II toxin-antitoxin system RelE/ParE family toxin: MSFVLLRSNVFIRNARKIIKKQPSFAQNIQDTLELLQIDPFQPRLRTHKLKGELKESYACNAGYDLRIIFKFVDHENQQAILLESLGTHDEVY; this comes from the coding sequence ATGAGTTTTGTGTTATTGCGCTCCAATGTGTTTATTAGAAACGCTCGTAAAATTATCAAAAAACAGCCTTCGTTCGCTCAAAATATTCAAGACACCTTAGAATTATTGCAAATAGACCCTTTTCAACCTAGATTAAGAACCCACAAATTAAAAGGGGAACTCAAAGAATCCTATGCTTGTAATGCAGGCTACGATTTGAGAATTATCTTTAAATTTGTTGATCATGAAAATCAGCAAGCCATTCTTTTGGAATCTCTTGGAACCCACGATGAAGTTTACTAG
- a CDS encoding BrnT family toxin has translation MEYRWDEAKRLTNLRKHGIDFADVPAVFDGDILTVEDDRLDYGEQRFVTLGLLKGRIIAVVHTEREDYTRIISARKATKYEQRTYFKQLSN, from the coding sequence ATGGAATACCGATGGGATGAAGCAAAACGACTTACTAATCTTCGTAAACACGGTATAGATTTTGCCGATGTTCCCGCCGTTTTCGATGGGGACATTTTAACGGTTGAAGATGATCGTCTCGATTATGGAGAGCAGCGTTTTGTTACATTGGGTTTACTAAAAGGGCGAATTATTGCCGTTGTCCATACCGAACGTGAGGATTACACTCGTATTATTTCTGCAAGAAAGGCAACGAAATATGAACAACGAACCTACTTTAAGCAACTCTCAAACTGA
- a CDS encoding BrnA antitoxin family protein, producing MNNEPTLSNSQTDWQRLDAMSDEDIDLSDCPEITPEMFGRAVVRRSVPVIRAKAEVTLSIDNDVFEWFKSQGKGYQTQINELLRAYMEAHQ from the coding sequence ATGAACAACGAACCTACTTTAAGCAACTCTCAAACTGATTGGCAACGATTAGACGCAATGAGCGATGAAGATATTGATTTGTCAGACTGTCCAGAAATTACACCCGAAATGTTTGGGAGAGCCGTAGTGCGGCGAAGTGTCCCCGTAATCAGGGCCAAAGCTGAAGTTACTCTCTCCATTGATAATGATGTATTCGAGTGGTTTAAATCTCAGGGAAAAGGCTATCAAACACAGATCAATGAGTTGCTCCGAGCCTATATGGAAGCGCACCAATAA
- a CDS encoding type II toxin-antitoxin system PemK/MazF family toxin yields the protein MKGKIVLIQFPFDDLSSSKVRPAYCLTNQIGGYQHIIFALITSRIPKNTLHTDIILRPENPDFMMSGLRKSSAIRLDHLVKIRSSLVQRELGSLSLKTQTLIIDILSDILRS from the coding sequence ATGAAGGGTAAAATCGTTTTAATTCAATTTCCCTTCGACGATTTATCTTCCAGTAAAGTTCGCCCTGCTTATTGCCTAACCAATCAAATTGGAGGCTATCAACACATTATCTTTGCCCTAATTACCAGTCGTATTCCAAAAAATACCCTTCATACAGATATTATTCTGAGACCAGAAAATCCAGATTTTATGATGAGTGGTCTTCGCAAATCGTCAGCCATCAGACTTGATCATTTAGTAAAAATTCGCTCCTCACTGGTTCAGCGTGAACTAGGCTCATTATCATTAAAAACCCAAACCTTAATTATAGATATTTTGTCCGATATTCTACGTTCCTAA
- a CDS encoding proline--tRNA ligase gives MRLSQQLFVTLREDPAEAEIPSHKCLVRAGYIRRIGSGIYAYLPLMWRVLQKVSQIVREEMNKAGAQECLLPQLQPAELWQESGRWDTYTKAEGIMFALTDRQKRELGLGPTHEEVITAVARDLIRSYRQLPVNLYQIQTKFRDEIRPRFGLMRGREFIMKDAYSFNLDEECLKKTYQAMDIAYRNIFRRCGLAFRAVEADSGAIGGSASQEFMVLADAGEDEVLFTADEKYAANVEKAVSLPADKVASPFKKLAKKETPNTNTIESLAKFLDCSATAIVKNVLYEVVYDSGITVLVLLHIRGDQEVNEVKLQNELVRQAGRYNAKTILALKIPDAAAQQKWATKPLPLGYIAPDLEDNLLKKASDIAPQFLRIADTTVTDLENFITGANETGFHLVGANWGKDFILPELIVDLRKARVGDRAIHDPNQTLQSARGIEVGHIFQLGYKYSQAMNAFYTNEAGESTPICMGCYGIGVSRLAQAAVEQSYDKDGIIWPVAIAPYQAIVVIPNLADAEQVKTAESLYNELNQAGIETLLDDRDERAGVKFKDADLIGIPYRIVTGKSLKSGKVELVERASKKASEVAINEVVSYLKTAISKVKASD, from the coding sequence ATGCGACTCTCTCAACAGCTTTTTGTCACCCTCCGGGAAGATCCGGCCGAGGCGGAAATCCCCAGTCATAAATGCTTGGTCCGTGCCGGTTACATTCGTCGCATTGGCAGCGGCATTTACGCCTATTTACCCCTGATGTGGCGGGTTTTACAGAAAGTCTCCCAGATAGTCCGGGAAGAAATGAATAAAGCCGGCGCCCAAGAATGTTTACTTCCCCAACTGCAACCGGCGGAACTCTGGCAAGAATCGGGCCGTTGGGACACCTACACGAAAGCAGAAGGGATTATGTTTGCCCTGACGGACAGGCAAAAGCGGGAGTTAGGATTAGGACCGACTCACGAAGAAGTAATTACTGCCGTCGCTCGTGATTTAATTCGTTCCTATCGACAATTACCAGTTAATTTATATCAGATTCAAACTAAATTTCGCGATGAAATTCGCCCTCGTTTTGGTTTAATGCGAGGACGGGAATTTATTATGAAAGATGCCTATTCTTTCAATCTCGACGAGGAATGTTTAAAGAAAACCTATCAAGCGATGGATATAGCTTACCGCAATATTTTCCGCCGTTGTGGGTTAGCTTTTCGGGCAGTAGAAGCAGATTCTGGAGCGATTGGCGGTTCCGCATCCCAAGAATTTATGGTCTTAGCTGATGCCGGAGAAGATGAGGTTTTATTTACTGCCGATGAAAAGTATGCGGCTAATGTGGAAAAAGCCGTTTCTTTGCCAGCAGATAAAGTGGCTTCTCCCTTTAAAAAGTTGGCTAAAAAAGAAACTCCTAACACCAACACGATCGAAAGTTTAGCTAAATTTCTCGATTGTTCTGCCACTGCTATCGTCAAAAATGTTCTCTACGAAGTGGTTTATGATAGCGGCATAACTGTTTTAGTTTTACTGCATATTCGCGGCGATCAAGAGGTTAACGAAGTTAAACTACAAAATGAATTAGTTAGACAGGCGGGCCGTTACAATGCTAAAACAATTTTGGCTTTAAAAATACCCGATGCTGCCGCTCAACAGAAATGGGCAACTAAACCCTTACCTTTGGGTTATATCGCTCCCGACTTAGAAGATAATTTGCTCAAAAAAGCCAGCGATATCGCCCCTCAATTTTTACGCATAGCAGATACCACCGTGACAGACTTAGAAAACTTTATCACTGGTGCTAATGAAACGGGGTTTCATTTAGTGGGGGCGAATTGGGGTAAAGATTTTATCTTACCGGAATTAATCGTCGATCTACGCAAAGCCCGGGTAGGCGATCGAGCTATTCACGATCCTAATCAAACCTTGCAAAGTGCTAGAGGAATTGAAGTCGGTCATATCTTCCAATTGGGCTATAAATATTCTCAAGCTATGAATGCTTTTTATACTAATGAAGCGGGAGAATCTACCCCCATTTGTATGGGTTGTTATGGCATAGGAGTATCGCGTTTAGCCCAGGCAGCCGTAGAACAATCCTACGATAAAGATGGTATTATTTGGCCCGTAGCTATTGCCCCCTATCAAGCGATTGTGGTTATTCCTAATTTAGCCGATGCCGAGCAGGTAAAAACCGCCGAAAGTTTATACAATGAGTTAAATCAAGCCGGCATTGAAACCCTTTTAGATGACCGGGATGAACGTGCAGGAGTTAAGTTCAAAGATGCGGATTTAATTGGGATTCCCTATCGCATTGTCACGGGTAAATCTCTCAAATCGGGTAAGGTGGAATTAGTCGAAAGAGCCAGTAAAAAAGCGTCAGAAGTAGCAATTAATGAGGTAGTTTCCTATTTAAAAACTGCTATTTCAAAGGTAAAAGCTTCTGATTGA
- a CDS encoding TIGR04222 domain-containing membrane protein, whose translation MDSPLGTMNFQQTELYKRIQAFALDRPDSQLSFSQRLAKDNGWSLGYTQRAIEEYKKFIFLAVAAGHPVTPSDQIDQVWHLHLTYTRLYWQEFCPKILQTTLHHEPTRGGSSEQLKFGSWYSKTLESYEQFFGHIPPIDIWPKPKDRFGRDLHFIRINSQQSWVLSKPNLTIFLKPQLRKIGIFTFLVFLSLMITSCQIISQIPNPMNFTGPEFLTFYISLGVMGIALAAWLRFSLCLVSGNINQQPDLNTYEIAFLAGGNHRLIMAAIASLVKQGYVEVLKEKSPFAFRKTQGKLVVTGKIDAIADPVEKAVAQDILATDGAIEQVFRKSTGMKDSIRSRLEQLGLFLSDAQALKAQIYPSLIVVILLGIGLCKMAVGISRDKPVGLLLICIFGLLVLGARFFVKPQRQRSRYGEIIFNDLTNRLQHLKTANSSDSELVLAVALFGATVLMADMALADLYQMLTPIAAASSGSGGGSGGSDGGSGGSDGGSGGSDGGSGGCGGSGGSDGGGSGGCGGCGGCGGGGCGGGG comes from the coding sequence ATGGATAGCCCATTAGGAACGATGAACTTTCAACAGACAGAGCTATATAAAAGAATTCAGGCATTTGCCTTGGATCGGCCAGATAGTCAATTATCTTTCAGCCAACGATTAGCAAAAGATAACGGCTGGTCCTTAGGCTATACTCAGAGAGCGATCGAGGAATACAAAAAGTTTATATTTCTAGCCGTTGCAGCAGGACATCCGGTCACGCCATCCGACCAAATCGATCAAGTTTGGCATTTACATCTGACCTATACGCGATTGTACTGGCAAGAGTTCTGTCCCAAAATTTTGCAAACCACATTACATCACGAGCCGACTCGTGGGGGTTCATCCGAGCAATTAAAATTTGGCAGTTGGTATAGCAAGACGCTAGAAAGTTACGAACAGTTTTTTGGACATATTCCTCCAATAGATATTTGGCCTAAACCCAAAGACCGATTCGGGCGAGATTTGCATTTTATCCGGATCAACAGTCAACAAAGCTGGGTTTTGTCAAAACCTAATTTGACAATCTTCTTGAAACCACAACTGCGAAAAATAGGCATCTTTACCTTTTTAGTCTTCCTCTCACTGATGATAACTAGCTGTCAGATAATCTCCCAAATTCCTAACCCAATGAATTTTACAGGTCCGGAATTTTTAACCTTCTATATTTCCCTAGGAGTAATGGGAATCGCTTTGGCAGCCTGGCTACGTTTTTCCCTGTGCCTAGTTAGCGGTAATATAAATCAGCAACCTGATTTAAATACTTACGAGATAGCTTTCTTGGCGGGGGGCAATCATCGCCTGATTATGGCCGCAATCGCCAGTTTGGTAAAACAAGGCTATGTGGAGGTATTAAAAGAAAAATCACCATTTGCTTTTAGAAAAACACAAGGCAAACTGGTGGTGACAGGAAAGATCGATGCTATTGCCGATCCTGTAGAAAAGGCGGTCGCCCAAGATATTTTGGCCACTGATGGGGCAATTGAACAGGTTTTCCGGAAGTCTACAGGAATGAAAGATAGCATTCGTTCCCGCCTAGAACAGCTTGGTTTGTTTCTGAGCGATGCCCAAGCATTGAAAGCGCAAATTTATCCATCATTGATTGTGGTTATTCTTCTAGGAATAGGCTTGTGCAAAATGGCGGTGGGAATTTCTCGCGATAAGCCCGTTGGTTTACTTCTCATCTGTATATTTGGGCTTCTAGTTTTGGGAGCAAGGTTTTTTGTCAAACCACAGCGTCAGCGCAGCCGTTATGGAGAGATCATTTTTAATGATTTAACAAATCGCTTACAACATTTAAAAACAGCCAATAGCAGCGATTCTGAACTTGTACTTGCGGTTGCGTTGTTTGGAGCAACAGTTCTGATGGCGGATATGGCTTTAGCAGACTTGTATCAAATGCTGACTCCCATAGCCGCTGCTAGTAGCGGCAGTGGTGGCGGCAGTGGCGGCAGTGATGGCGGCAGTGGCGGCAGTGATGGCGGCAGTGGCGGCAGTGATGGCGGCAGCGGCGGTTGTGGCGGCAGTGGCGGCAGTGATGGCGGCGGCAGTGGCGGTTGTGGTGGTTGTGGTGGTTGTGGTGGTGGTGGTTGTGGTGGTGGAGGTTGA